A section of the Deinococcus taeanensis genome encodes:
- the ftsE gene encoding cell division ATP-binding protein FtsE, which yields MIDFKHVSLEYPVTRTLALDDVSMHVGKGEFVYLVGHSGAGKSSFMSLVLKRALPTRGEVRVAGEALSHYRGRRTSLLRRRMGTVFQDNLLLPHLNAYDNVAFALRVTGVSQREWPQRVTTALRTVGLEHKKYALPVQLSQGEQQRVAIARAIVGNPPLLLADEPTGNLDPDNSREVLKVLQNVNLRGTTVIVATHARDLVETFRHRTLTLRKGKLVRDDPYGGYAL from the coding sequence GTGATTGATTTCAAGCACGTGTCCCTGGAGTACCCCGTGACCCGCACCCTGGCCCTCGATGACGTGTCCATGCACGTCGGCAAGGGTGAATTCGTGTACCTGGTGGGTCATTCGGGGGCTGGAAAGAGCAGTTTCATGAGTCTGGTTCTCAAGCGGGCGCTGCCCACGCGCGGCGAGGTGCGCGTGGCGGGCGAGGCTCTGTCGCATTACCGGGGGCGGCGCACGTCGCTGCTGCGCCGGCGGATGGGCACCGTGTTCCAGGACAACCTGCTGCTGCCGCACCTGAACGCGTACGACAACGTGGCGTTCGCGCTGCGCGTCACGGGGGTGTCGCAGCGGGAGTGGCCGCAGCGGGTCACGACGGCCCTGCGGACCGTGGGGCTGGAGCACAAGAAGTACGCGCTGCCGGTGCAGCTGTCGCAGGGCGAGCAGCAGCGCGTGGCAATTGCGCGCGCCATCGTGGGGAACCCGCCGCTGCTGCTGGCGGATGAACCCACCGGGAACCTCGACCCGGACAACAGCCGGGAGGTCCTGAAGGTGCTGCAGAACGTGAACCTGCGCGGCACGACTGTGATCGTGGCCACGCACGCCCGGGACCTCGTGGAGACCTTCCGGCACCGGACCCTCACGCTGCGCAAGGGGAAACTCGTGCGTGACGACCCCTACGGCGGGTACGCGCTGTGA
- a CDS encoding Cof-type HAD-IIB family hydrolase has translation MLGLICVDVDGTLVGTGNHVREDVWVALAHARAQGVRIALCSGRPAIGNARTYAERLDPDGWHVFQNGASVVNVGDGRSLSAPFPKDGLALLLDRARHTDRLLEVYTDLEFAVTKPGDLAERHAALLGVPYEARAPRDLPGSVVRTQWVVPRDEETVVTAEAHPGMELHPAGSPVMPEVMFISVTAAGVSKGTAVQRVAAQYGLDMDRVMMVGDGENDVTAMRVVGHPVAMGNADAPAVAASRYRVAHVDDGGLREAVELALSL, from the coding sequence ATGCTTGGACTGATCTGTGTGGACGTGGACGGCACCCTGGTGGGAACGGGAAATCACGTCCGGGAGGACGTGTGGGTGGCGCTGGCGCACGCCCGGGCTCAGGGCGTGCGGATTGCGCTGTGCAGCGGGCGTCCGGCCATCGGGAACGCGCGGACGTATGCCGAGCGCCTTGACCCGGACGGCTGGCACGTCTTCCAGAACGGCGCGAGCGTCGTGAATGTCGGTGACGGCCGCAGCCTGTCGGCGCCGTTCCCGAAAGACGGCCTGGCGCTGCTGCTGGACCGCGCCCGCCATACCGACCGGCTGCTGGAGGTGTACACGGACCTCGAGTTCGCGGTCACGAAACCCGGTGACCTCGCCGAGCGGCACGCGGCGCTGCTGGGCGTCCCGTACGAGGCGCGCGCGCCGCGCGACCTGCCGGGCAGCGTGGTTCGCACGCAGTGGGTGGTTCCGCGTGACGAGGAGACCGTCGTGACGGCTGAGGCGCACCCAGGCATGGAACTGCACCCGGCAGGCAGTCCGGTGATGCCGGAGGTCATGTTCATCAGTGTGACGGCCGCCGGAGTCAGCAAGGGCACGGCGGTGCAGCGCGTGGCGGCGCAGTACGGACTGGACATGGACCGCGTGATGATGGTCGGGGACGGCGAGAACGACGTGACCGCAATGCGCGTGGTGGGCCACCCCGTCGCCATGGGCAATGCCGACGCCCCCGCGGTCGCCGCGTCCCGGTACCGGGTTGCGCACGTGGATGACGGTGGGCTGCGCGAGGCGGTAGAGCTGGCCCTGAGCCTGTAA
- a CDS encoding S41 family peptidase has protein sequence MNAKRLTIVGAALGATAAVAYAQLGGYTPVNLSSSAEGKSLLQVLNDLNRYYLHPVDQEKVLRGAITGALGSLNDEFTYYSEPEDNAIDAANLQGEFFGIGVTLVAANADGTGGKIDNVFKGGAASGAGVQIGDVFLKIGDKDVTNAKLNEIVRLVRGEKGTTVTVTFARDGKPYAVRMERQPVQIVSVEQTVLPGNVGYIALNTFYNEKASEQFRAAVASMKKKNVQKLILDLRDNGGGLLNAGVDVADQFMKSGPIVSLRDRAKNTQVYGSATNAASDYAGKLVVLVNKNSASASEVVSGALQDTGRATIIGEQTFGKGVAQTPITLPDGGKVAIVSNEWLTPKGRQIHKKGITPDIEVKDTRFTTPVNFTGSGVKPGEKLTLTIEGKPVTVTADKDGKFTYTGEIKRPTRSAQQGEAVVDVQNDAILKRALDTLK, from the coding sequence GTGAACGCCAAACGACTGACCATTGTGGGAGCCGCGCTGGGCGCGACTGCCGCTGTCGCCTACGCGCAACTGGGAGGGTACACGCCGGTGAACCTCAGCAGCAGCGCCGAAGGGAAGAGTCTCCTGCAGGTCCTGAACGACCTGAACCGCTACTACCTGCACCCCGTGGACCAGGAGAAGGTGCTGCGCGGCGCGATCACCGGCGCGCTCGGCAGCCTGAATGACGAGTTCACGTACTACAGCGAACCTGAGGACAACGCCATCGACGCAGCCAACCTGCAGGGCGAATTCTTCGGCATCGGTGTGACCCTTGTCGCGGCAAACGCCGACGGGACCGGCGGCAAGATCGACAACGTGTTCAAAGGCGGCGCCGCGTCCGGTGCGGGCGTGCAGATCGGCGACGTCTTCCTGAAGATCGGGGACAAAGACGTCACGAACGCGAAACTGAACGAGATCGTGCGTCTCGTTCGCGGAGAGAAGGGCACCACCGTGACCGTCACCTTCGCCCGCGACGGCAAACCCTACGCCGTCAGGATGGAACGCCAGCCGGTGCAGATCGTCAGCGTCGAACAGACCGTCCTGCCTGGCAACGTGGGCTACATCGCACTGAACACCTTCTACAACGAAAAGGCCAGCGAACAGTTCCGTGCGGCCGTGGCGAGCATGAAAAAGAAAAACGTGCAGAAACTAATCCTGGACCTGCGCGACAACGGCGGTGGCCTCCTGAACGCCGGTGTGGACGTGGCCGACCAGTTCATGAAATCCGGCCCGATCGTGAGTCTGCGCGACCGCGCGAAGAACACCCAGGTGTACGGCAGCGCCACGAACGCCGCGAGCGATTATGCGGGCAAGCTCGTTGTGCTCGTGAACAAGAACAGTGCCAGCGCCAGCGAAGTCGTGTCGGGCGCCCTGCAGGACACCGGCCGCGCCACCATCATCGGCGAGCAGACCTTCGGCAAGGGTGTCGCGCAGACCCCCATCACCCTGCCGGACGGCGGCAAGGTCGCCATCGTCTCCAACGAGTGGCTGACCCCCAAGGGCCGCCAGATTCACAAGAAGGGCATCACGCCCGACATTGAGGTCAAGGACACGCGCTTCACCACGCCCGTGAACTTCACCGGCAGCGGCGTGAAACCCGGCGAGAAACTGACCCTCACCATCGAAGGGAAACCCGTGACCGTGACGGCCGACAAAGACGGCAAGTTCACGTACACCGGCGAGATCAAACGCCCCACCCGCAGCGCCCAGCAGGGCGAAGCGGTCGTGGACGTGCAGAACGACGCCATCCTCAAACGCGCGCTCGACACCCTGAAGTAA
- a CDS encoding cell division protein FtsX has protein sequence MRYHLRQALLAMRGNVTATLATLMTMTLTLLMLGFVLLLTLNVNRTITQLESQVEVAAFLSPDAQDEALLTQVRSITQVREARLVTSEQVLQEMTQDSPFTRDAAALVGNPFPDTLRMRVSRVEDSRVVAAQVALLPGVQDVEYGAGYVDPTVKTLAAVRLAGYVLVGLLLLGTLFNILNAVRVAMYARRDEISVMRLLGATRGFIRMPHVLEGLMVGVVAAALALGILTPAYLGLTRRVQELAPVFPVVRDPETLAPLLGAVGCLGVLIGLLGSIFATRRYLQELE, from the coding sequence GTGAGGTACCACCTGCGGCAGGCGCTGCTGGCCATGCGCGGGAATGTCACGGCGACCCTGGCGACCCTGATGACCATGACCCTGACGCTGTTGATGCTGGGGTTCGTGCTGCTGCTCACGCTGAACGTGAACCGCACGATCACGCAGCTTGAATCCCAGGTGGAGGTCGCGGCGTTCCTCTCCCCCGACGCGCAGGACGAGGCGCTGCTCACGCAGGTGCGCTCGATCACGCAGGTGCGGGAGGCGCGGCTGGTCACGAGTGAGCAGGTGCTTCAGGAAATGACGCAGGACTCCCCGTTCACGCGCGACGCCGCGGCCCTGGTGGGCAATCCCTTCCCGGACACGCTGCGGATGCGGGTGAGCCGTGTGGAGGACTCCCGCGTGGTGGCCGCCCAGGTGGCCCTGCTGCCGGGCGTGCAGGACGTGGAGTACGGCGCAGGGTACGTGGATCCCACCGTGAAGACCCTGGCGGCAGTCCGGCTGGCGGGGTACGTGCTGGTGGGCCTGCTGCTGCTGGGCACGCTGTTCAACATCCTGAACGCCGTGCGGGTGGCGATGTACGCCCGCCGCGACGAGATCAGCGTGATGCGCCTGCTGGGGGCCACGCGCGGCTTCATCCGCATGCCGCATGTCCTTGAGGGCCTGATGGTGGGCGTCGTGGCGGCGGCGCTGGCGCTGGGCATCCTGACGCCGGCGTACCTGGGCCTGACGCGGCGCGTGCAGGAACTTGCCCCTGTGTTCCCGGTGGTCCGTGACCCGGAGACCCTGGCGCCGCTGCTGGGGGCGGTGGGGTGCCTGGGCGTCCTGATCGGCCTGCTGGGAAGTATCTTCGCCACGCGCCGGTACCTGCAGGAGCTGGAGTGA
- the recQ gene encoding DNA helicase RecQ: MSAAVPTPNAALTLLKTVWGYDAFRGVQADIVHTVTQGGNAMVLMPTGGGKSLCYQVPSLLRDGVGIVVSPLIALMKDQVDTLRGLGVRAAALNSTLSPEGVREVEAALLAGTLDLLYVAPERLLLPRTLELLERAPVALFAVDEAHCVSQWGHDFRPEYQGLGVLPERFPQVPRLALTATADDRTRADILNVLGLRGAPQFISSFDRPNIQYRVATKEGPKTQLLDFIRSEHPGDAGIVYCLSRKSVEDTARWLQAQGVDAVAYHAGLPPRERTLAQDRFLNEEGLVVVATVAFGMGIDKPNVRFVAHLDLPKSMEGYYQETGRAGRDGLPSTAWMVYGLADVVNVRRMLASSDAPEEVKRVEAAKLDALLTYCETASCRREVLLEYFGEAYQGPCGHCDTCINPPQVRDMTREAQMALSAAIRTGNRYGAAHLTDVLLGRATEKVVAMNHHTLPTFGVGATHDEKTWRGVLRQLVSLGYLAAAEHHGLSATGKARALLKGETTLALREDTLSARPGKRDRGDRTRDRASRAPVSADDQPLFETLRQWRLTRARAQGVPPYVIFTDATLKAITEFKPTSHATLGTVSGIGQRKLSDYGDEVVQIVRDALSGKTVTLPDPQERGVRANSAVLGVLNRRGPDALDETPAPASVADALRDLRRTLTRETGLSAYVIYTNAALEALAERQPRSLDDLRDIPGFGPKRIEAYGERILAAVDRVLA, from the coding sequence ATGTCTGCCGCTGTGCCCACCCCCAACGCTGCCCTGACCCTCCTGAAGACCGTATGGGGCTACGACGCCTTCCGCGGCGTGCAGGCTGACATCGTCCACACCGTCACGCAGGGCGGCAACGCCATGGTCCTGATGCCTACCGGCGGCGGCAAGAGCCTGTGCTACCAGGTGCCCAGCCTCCTGCGCGACGGTGTGGGCATCGTGGTGTCCCCCCTGATTGCCCTGATGAAGGACCAGGTGGATACCCTGCGCGGTCTGGGTGTCCGGGCCGCCGCCCTGAACTCCACGCTGTCCCCGGAGGGCGTCCGCGAGGTTGAAGCGGCCCTGCTGGCCGGCACTCTGGACCTGCTGTACGTCGCCCCCGAGCGCCTGCTGCTGCCGCGCACCCTGGAGCTCCTGGAGCGGGCCCCGGTGGCCCTGTTCGCTGTGGACGAAGCCCACTGCGTGTCCCAGTGGGGCCATGACTTCCGGCCGGAGTACCAGGGCCTGGGGGTGCTGCCCGAACGCTTTCCTCAGGTGCCGCGCCTCGCCCTGACTGCCACCGCGGACGACCGGACCCGCGCGGACATCCTGAACGTGCTGGGTCTGCGCGGCGCGCCGCAGTTCATCTCATCTTTCGACCGGCCGAACATCCAGTACCGGGTGGCGACCAAGGAAGGCCCGAAAACGCAGCTGCTTGACTTCATCCGGAGCGAACACCCGGGGGACGCGGGCATCGTGTACTGTCTGTCGCGAAAATCCGTGGAGGACACCGCGCGGTGGCTTCAGGCGCAGGGTGTCGATGCGGTCGCGTACCACGCTGGCCTGCCACCCCGTGAACGCACCCTCGCTCAGGACCGCTTCCTGAATGAGGAGGGTCTGGTGGTGGTCGCCACCGTGGCCTTCGGCATGGGGATCGACAAACCGAACGTGCGGTTCGTGGCGCACCTGGACCTGCCCAAGAGCATGGAAGGCTACTACCAGGAAACGGGCCGCGCTGGCCGTGACGGTCTGCCCAGCACCGCCTGGATGGTGTACGGCCTCGCCGACGTCGTGAACGTGCGCCGCATGCTGGCCTCCAGCGACGCCCCCGAGGAGGTCAAGCGGGTGGAGGCCGCGAAGCTCGACGCCCTGCTCACCTACTGCGAGACGGCCTCCTGCCGCCGCGAGGTGCTGCTGGAGTACTTCGGCGAGGCCTACCAGGGCCCGTGCGGCCACTGCGACACCTGCATCAACCCTCCGCAGGTGCGGGACATGACCCGCGAGGCCCAGATGGCGCTGTCAGCCGCAATCCGGACCGGGAACCGTTACGGCGCCGCGCACCTGACCGACGTCCTGCTGGGCCGCGCCACCGAGAAGGTCGTTGCCATGAATCACCACACGCTGCCGACCTTCGGGGTGGGCGCCACACACGACGAGAAAACCTGGCGGGGCGTGCTGCGCCAGCTCGTGAGCCTCGGGTACCTTGCGGCCGCCGAGCACCACGGCCTGTCCGCCACCGGCAAGGCCCGCGCGTTACTGAAGGGCGAAACGACCCTGGCGCTGCGCGAGGATACCCTGAGCGCCCGGCCCGGCAAACGGGACCGCGGCGACCGCACCCGGGACCGCGCCAGCCGCGCGCCCGTCTCGGCTGATGATCAGCCGCTGTTCGAGACGCTGCGGCAGTGGCGCCTGACCCGCGCGCGCGCGCAGGGCGTTCCGCCGTACGTGATCTTCACGGACGCTACCCTGAAAGCCATCACGGAATTCAAGCCCACCAGCCACGCCACCCTGGGCACCGTCAGCGGCATCGGACAGCGCAAACTCAGTGATTACGGCGATGAGGTCGTGCAGATCGTCCGGGACGCCCTGAGCGGCAAGACGGTCACGCTGCCCGACCCGCAGGAGCGGGGCGTGCGGGCAAACTCCGCCGTGCTGGGCGTCCTCAATCGCCGCGGCCCGGACGCCCTGGACGAAACCCCCGCGCCAGCGTCCGTCGCGGACGCCCTGAGGGACCTGCGGCGCACCCTCACCCGCGAAACTGGACTTAGTGCGTACGTGATCTATACGAACGCCGCGCTTGAAGCGCTCGCTGAACGCCAGCCCCGCAGCCTCGACGATCTGCGGGACATCCCCGGCTTCGGACCCAAACGAATTGAAGCGTACGGTGAACGGATTCTGGCCGCCGTGGACCGCGTTCTCGCCTGA
- a CDS encoding DUF1622 domain-containing protein: protein MFEAVKHWTEVVATVVEVAAALLIAAATLVALVQAVMAFVRPSREPDRQKESLRLELGRWLAVALEFTLAADILRTAIAPSWDDIGKLAAIATLRTLLNFFLQREIDGHRARHADAAP from the coding sequence ATGTTCGAGGCCGTGAAGCACTGGACCGAAGTGGTGGCCACCGTGGTGGAGGTCGCGGCTGCGCTGCTGATCGCCGCAGCCACCCTCGTGGCCCTGGTGCAGGCCGTCATGGCCTTTGTGCGGCCCAGTCGGGAACCGGACCGGCAGAAGGAGAGCCTGCGCCTGGAGTTGGGCCGCTGGCTGGCGGTGGCGCTGGAGTTCACGCTGGCGGCCGATATCCTGCGCACAGCGATCGCGCCGTCGTGGGATGACATTGGGAAGCTCGCGGCCATCGCGACCCTGCGGACGCTGCTGAACTTCTTCCTGCAGCGTGAAATTGACGGCCACCGGGCCCGGCATGCAGACGCCGCGCCCTGA
- a CDS encoding murein hydrolase activator EnvC family protein: MLGRSGRALLLVALLGAAAAQTTSERLQALERDLQQQRQLSLSKARELENLRRSIQNLTAQQQDTLNQLDALAQRTAALENELATVTARVALADRALADTAQQLKVTQARVARLQGDVREILLLMYRQRSGQYLQLLSQSRSLSDLLIRLRYSNMAGAYQTQVMARLRGEVQVLNEQQAQQKRQTLDLKALQVQRSAKLRALQAQRAQQNTLLARLRTSEQGQRTLAARTAADQALAARTVDQLVTQVVAERSRLEAERRRRLEEERRRREAEARRIREAQERARQEALRLARLREEQARLAQLRAQAAQQAQQRAQLAAQQRQRLAEQQAREAQLRREQEALRARQVQVQAAQQQVEVQLAPLPVVSGPLGFPLPGGRVEAPFGANGAPWVVLTGAPQAAASADGNVLAVTFYASLGWVVLVDHGSSVTAYLGLRDPLVSVGSRVARGTLVGTVGGSSIIGPESMAFQLRRGGQPVPPGF; the protein is encoded by the coding sequence ATGCTGGGCCGGTCCGGGCGGGCGCTGCTGCTCGTCGCGCTGCTGGGGGCCGCGGCCGCGCAGACCACCAGTGAACGCCTTCAGGCGCTGGAGCGGGATCTGCAGCAGCAGCGGCAGCTGAGTCTCAGCAAGGCCCGGGAACTGGAAAACCTGCGGCGCAGCATCCAGAACCTGACGGCGCAGCAGCAGGACACCCTGAATCAGCTGGACGCCCTGGCGCAGCGCACCGCGGCGCTGGAAAACGAGCTGGCGACCGTCACGGCGCGCGTGGCCCTCGCCGACCGGGCCCTGGCGGACACCGCTCAGCAGCTGAAGGTCACGCAGGCCCGCGTGGCCCGCCTTCAGGGAGACGTGCGGGAAATCCTGCTGCTGATGTACCGGCAGCGCAGTGGGCAGTACCTTCAGCTGCTGTCGCAGTCCCGGAGTCTGTCGGACCTGCTGATCCGGCTGCGGTACTCGAACATGGCCGGCGCCTACCAGACGCAGGTCATGGCGCGACTCCGGGGCGAGGTGCAGGTGCTGAACGAGCAGCAGGCGCAGCAGAAACGCCAGACGCTGGACCTGAAGGCCCTGCAGGTTCAGCGCAGCGCGAAACTGCGGGCTTTGCAGGCGCAGCGCGCGCAGCAGAACACGCTGCTCGCCCGGCTGCGCACGAGCGAGCAGGGCCAGCGGACCCTGGCCGCCCGCACCGCGGCCGATCAGGCCCTGGCCGCCCGGACCGTGGATCAGCTGGTGACGCAGGTGGTGGCCGAACGCAGCCGGCTGGAAGCGGAGCGGCGGCGCCGGCTGGAGGAGGAACGCCGGCGCCGTGAAGCGGAGGCCCGGCGGATTCGTGAGGCGCAGGAGCGTGCCCGTCAGGAGGCGCTGCGGCTGGCGCGGCTGCGCGAGGAGCAGGCGCGCCTGGCACAGTTGCGGGCGCAGGCGGCCCAGCAGGCCCAGCAGCGGGCGCAGTTGGCCGCGCAGCAGCGTCAGCGGCTGGCCGAGCAGCAGGCCCGGGAAGCGCAGCTGCGCCGGGAGCAGGAGGCGCTCCGGGCCCGGCAGGTGCAGGTGCAGGCCGCGCAGCAGCAGGTGGAGGTGCAGCTGGCGCCGCTGCCCGTGGTGAGCGGTCCGCTGGGTTTTCCCCTGCCCGGGGGGCGGGTGGAGGCGCCCTTCGGTGCGAACGGCGCACCGTGGGTGGTGCTGACGGGCGCGCCGCAGGCCGCAGCGTCCGCCGACGGCAACGTGCTGGCCGTTACGTTCTACGCCTCACTGGGGTGGGTGGTGCTGGTGGATCACGGCAGCAGCGTCACGGCGTACCTGGGCCTGCGCGACCCACTGGTCAGCGTGGGGAGTCGCGTGGCGCGCGGCACGCTGGTCGGCACGGTGGGCGGCAGTTCGATCATCGGGCCGGAAAGCATGGCCTTCCAGCTGCGCCGGGGCGGACAGCCGGTTCCGCCGGGTTTCTGA
- a CDS encoding S1C family serine protease: MNKTLSILALTCSLVLGGLVGYDIHERRSEPTATTPGAGTTAPTATQGQMVQTLATPTSDATRARTESEANTVQVVKDRRDGLVYISVTENDTSSAQAQLRQRLQQQLPFDFGLPDNGGQGQAQTGTGSGFFVTSGGDIITNNHVVEGASEITVRLHGSTRTYPAKVIARAPDFDLALIRPQGVPSNEIKALPLGDSDRLDVGLKAIAMGAPFGLDFSVSEGIISSLERQVPVGTKGVQQSVIQTDAAINPGNSGGPLLNSAGQVIGVNTQILTGGIGQSAGVGFAIPVNTVKKLLPELQAGKGTVIQTPSLGVGIADVSLVSAAERQRNKLPAQGVLVSRVYPGSPAAAAGLRATTTVTDDSTGQRTTRYADVITAVDGRPLTDVNQLPQAIISHKIGETVTLTVDRGGKKRDVKVILKAFDLAAAAQQYDQTP; the protein is encoded by the coding sequence ATGAACAAGACCCTGTCCATCCTGGCACTCACCTGTTCCCTGGTTCTCGGCGGACTGGTCGGCTACGACATCCACGAGCGGCGCAGTGAACCCACCGCCACAACGCCCGGCGCGGGCACCACGGCACCCACTGCCACGCAGGGCCAGATGGTGCAGACCCTCGCCACGCCCACCTCCGACGCCACCCGCGCCCGCACGGAATCCGAAGCGAACACCGTGCAGGTCGTCAAGGACCGCCGTGACGGCCTGGTGTACATCAGCGTCACCGAGAACGATACCAGCAGCGCCCAGGCGCAACTCCGCCAGCGGCTCCAGCAGCAGCTTCCCTTCGACTTCGGCCTGCCCGACAACGGCGGCCAGGGCCAGGCGCAGACCGGGACGGGCAGCGGCTTCTTTGTCACGAGCGGGGGGGACATCATCACGAACAACCACGTCGTGGAAGGCGCCAGTGAAATCACTGTCCGCCTGCACGGCAGCACCAGAACCTACCCCGCGAAGGTCATCGCCCGCGCCCCGGACTTCGATCTCGCTCTGATCCGCCCCCAGGGCGTTCCCAGCAACGAAATCAAGGCCCTGCCCCTGGGCGACAGCGACCGCCTCGACGTCGGCCTGAAAGCGATCGCCATGGGCGCCCCGTTCGGCCTGGATTTCAGCGTCTCTGAAGGCATCATCAGCAGCCTCGAGCGGCAGGTCCCGGTCGGCACCAAAGGCGTTCAGCAGAGCGTCATCCAGACGGACGCCGCCATCAACCCCGGCAACAGCGGCGGCCCGCTGCTGAACAGCGCCGGACAGGTGATCGGCGTGAATACACAGATTCTCACGGGCGGCATCGGCCAGAGTGCCGGCGTGGGCTTCGCCATTCCCGTGAACACCGTCAAGAAACTCCTGCCGGAACTGCAGGCGGGCAAAGGCACGGTCATCCAGACGCCCAGCCTGGGGGTGGGCATTGCCGACGTGTCCCTGGTGAGCGCCGCCGAGCGGCAGCGGAACAAGCTGCCGGCGCAGGGTGTGCTCGTGAGCCGCGTGTACCCGGGCAGCCCTGCTGCTGCCGCGGGCCTGCGCGCCACCACCACGGTCACAGACGACTCGACCGGACAGCGCACGACCCGCTACGCGGACGTCATCACCGCCGTGGACGGCCGGCCCCTGACGGACGTGAACCAGTTGCCCCAGGCCATCATCAGCCACAAGATCGGAGAGACCGTGACACTCACTGTCGATCGCGGCGGGAAGAAGCGTGACGTGAAAGTCATCCTGAAAGCCTTCGACCTGGCCGCCGCTGCCCAGCAGTACGACCAGACCCCCTGA
- a CDS encoding PhzF family phenazine biosynthesis isomerase — protein MIAFSEVSAFTDTPGHGNRAGVVLDAARLSRQDMQALATHLGAPETVFITRREGPVARVRYFTPTQEVEFCGHATVALGLTLAQAGEWTAGDELHLDTLAGRVPLRLECEAGVPRRVWMQQPSPAYRALPVELREGLAEALGINSRMIHRGLPMAAASTGLWSVFVPLLDSVILDGLEPDLTRIHALSDALGVVSIYAYAPMGVNRFAARDFAPAVGIPEDPVTGSAAGALMALLARQGRLPVRGDRACGLVYQGHALGTPGEVEVELELQGEQVLAVHVGGCATVEREGHWQPGH, from the coding sequence ATGATCGCTTTCAGCGAGGTGAGCGCCTTCACCGATACCCCAGGGCACGGCAACCGTGCCGGGGTGGTCCTGGACGCCGCCCGGCTCTCACGGCAGGACATGCAGGCCCTCGCCACACACCTGGGGGCCCCGGAGACCGTGTTTATCACGAGGCGCGAAGGCCCAGTGGCCCGGGTCCGCTATTTCACGCCCACGCAGGAGGTCGAGTTCTGCGGGCACGCCACGGTCGCGCTTGGCCTGACGCTCGCTCAGGCCGGAGAGTGGACGGCTGGCGACGAGCTGCACCTCGACACTCTCGCCGGCCGGGTGCCCCTGCGTCTGGAGTGCGAAGCGGGCGTACCGCGGCGCGTGTGGATGCAGCAGCCCTCCCCTGCCTACCGTGCCCTGCCGGTCGAACTGCGTGAAGGACTGGCCGAGGCGCTCGGCATCAATTCCCGCATGATTCACCGCGGCCTGCCCATGGCCGCCGCCAGCACCGGCCTGTGGAGCGTCTTCGTGCCGCTCCTGGACAGCGTGATTCTCGACGGCCTGGAACCGGACCTCACGCGGATTCACGCGCTGAGTGACGCTCTGGGCGTCGTGAGTATCTACGCTTACGCGCCGATGGGCGTGAACCGCTTTGCCGCACGGGACTTCGCACCGGCGGTCGGCATCCCGGAAGATCCGGTCACGGGCAGCGCGGCGGGGGCCCTGATGGCGCTGCTGGCCCGGCAGGGGCGCCTCCCGGTCCGTGGCGACCGGGCGTGCGGACTGGTGTACCAGGGGCACGCCCTGGGCACGCCCGGTGAAGTTGAGGTGGAACTGGAGCTGCAGGGCGAACAGGTGCTGGCCGTGCACGTGGGTGGGTGCGCGACGGTGGAGCGCGAGGGGCACTGGCAGCCCGGCCACTGA